A genomic region of Thunnus maccoyii chromosome 13, fThuMac1.1, whole genome shotgun sequence contains the following coding sequences:
- the LOC121910601 gene encoding matrix metalloproteinase-18-like, translating into MNSFVFLCIHSFFWRSYPQSNKPQQSLITTFWPNAPVNIDAAYESKQSDDVLLFKDRKVWAFSGYDLVPGYPKTISSFGLPITVEKIDAAMYDVDSRKTLFFVGRDYYSYDETKQAMDEGFPKRVDETFSGMTGKVTAALQYGGFTYLYSGPQMFEYSMASGRLFRVLENSYFLRCTNF; encoded by the exons ATGAACTCATTTGTGTTCTTGTGTATTCACAGCTTCTTCTGGCGTAGCTACCCTCAGAGCAATAAACCTCAGCAAAGTCTCATCACAACCTTCTGGCCTAATGCCCCTGTCAACATCGACGCTGCTTATGAGAGCAAACAATCAGATGATGTCCTACTCTTTAAAG ATCGTAAAGTGTGGGCTTTCAGTGGCTATGACCTTGTACCTGGCTATCCTAAAACAATTTCCAGTTTTGGTCTGCCCATAACTGTGGAGAAAATCGATGCTGCTATGTATGACGTGGATTCTCGCAAGACTCTGTTCTTTGTGGGCAGAGATTACTACAG ttatGATGAGACCAAACAGGCTATGGACGAGGGATTCCCCAAACGTGTTGATGAGACCTTCTCTGGCATGACCGGCAAGGTGACGGCAGCTCTCCAGTACGGAG GTTTCACTTATCTCTACAGTGGACCCCAAATGTTTGAGTACAGCATGGCGAGTGGCAGGTTGTTCCGTGTGCTGGAAAACAGCTACTTCTTGCGTTGCACTAACTTCTAG